One Archangium violaceum genomic window, TTGTGGTATCCTCATCCATTCTGGCTTCCTGCCGGTTGTTCAGGAGTACAACGTGCTGCACGGGAGAGGCTCTCTTGAGAAGGTTGTTTGTCTTTTTCGCGATGGTGGGAGTCGTCGTGACGTTCGTGCGATGCGGGGACGGCTCTTCCGGGGAGCTCGATGCGGGGGTCATTGACAACGAGACGGACGGCGGCGCGCCGGATGCGTCCTCCGGTGGGAGTGTGCCCGTGGACGGTGGTGACGTTCCGGATGGGGGCGCACCGGATGCGTCCATGGACGCGGGAGAGCCCGCGGACGGCGGTGGCAACGTTCCCGATGCGGGCATTCCGGGGGGCGGCTCACGGCTCGCGTGCACGTTCAACAGCGAATGCCCGGTTGACGAGCGCTGCGAGTGTGATGAATCGGAGGGCTGTATGTGCCTCACAGGGCGGCGCGGGGCCGGGCGCCCGGGGATGGATGCCTGCACCAGCGGCAATGATTGCGAGAGCTCGCTCTGTGTCGAGGGCTGGGGTGGCTACTATTGCTCGGGGCAGTGCTACACCGACACGGACTGCGGGCCACAGTTGCCCATCTGTTCCTCCATCGCCTTCATCGGCAACATCTGCATCCGCCAGCCAGACGGTGGCCGCTGACCCGGCTCCACGCGGGATGTTGTCGTTGACGTAATGCACGAGCGCAGCGGCGTCGGAGGCGTGAATGTCGTTGTCACCGATGGTGCCCTTGACGGCAATCATGGGCGTGCCGCCGATGGCGCGGATGGCGGCGAAGTACCGGGCGCCTTCGTGAGCGCTCTGATTGGGAGCAGCGCGTGACGCTGGACGCAAGGGTGGTCTACGAGCCGCCCGTGTTGACCGTTATGGGAAAGGTCGAACACCTCACGGCACTCTTCCCTCGCGGCGTGCCTGATGTGTTGGGGCACGGCAACCTCATCTAGCATCGCGCAGGCAGTGTAGGCACTGTAGCGAGCCGTCGTAGCCGATCGAACCATTCAGTGAAGATCGCGGGGCCCCGGGTCGACGCTGGTGTGTTGAGACCGTAAACACAGCTCGCTGGATGAATGGCTCGGATCCGGCAGCTTCACGGTGCAGTTATGTTGCATGGCACCGAGATCATCGGAGACTACACGGGCTGCTCAGGGCAAGTCGTTTTCTACCAATCCGGCGGACTTGATCGAGGAGCCGGACGCGGACATCGACCGCGCGGCGATCTGGCGCTGCTGTCGGGGCGAAGGGCCCATCATCTACCACTCCATGGAGCGAGTCCGGCCGGGCCTGGTGGTGGTCCTCGAGCAGCACCGCACGACCGCCGTCGAGTACGATCGGATCACCCCGATGGCGCTGCCGCGCACGCCGCCCGCGCCCTGAGGATGCTGCGAAAGCAAGGCTGGGGACCAGCTTCTCGCTATCTGCGGCAGTTGCGCCCCGTCCCGGGGAGTGACCGCTACGCCGCGCTTCCGCCGCTCGCCGCGATCCGCCTCGCCCGCCAGGAGATCCTGTGGAGCCAGCTCGTCCTGCGGCTCCTCGAGCCCAACGGGATCTGTCTGCCTGGCTCGTTCTCGCTCGCTGTCTACCTCTCCGCCTTCGGCCTGCCCTGCGAGGTCACGGTGGCGCGCGAGCTTTGCTCGAGCAACCCGGAGTACAGCTTCCACTCCTGGGCTGAGCTCCACGGCGAGGTGCTCAATGACACTCCAGCGGTCAAGCAGGGATTCAAGGTGCTCCAGCGGGTTTCCGCTGACGCCATCGCCGCTCGCAAGGGCGGCGGGAACCCGGAGCGGCGCTGAGGAGAGCAGACTCGCCTCCGTCACCTCCTCGTCGATACCCGGGTACTCGTCGCGCTGGCCGAACCGAACGAGCGAAAATCTCGGGAGGGGCGGCGGCGAGCATCGCGGCCGTCGATCGCACCTGGCCGCAGCGGTTCACCGGCGCCGCAACGGAGTCGGCCGCACGATGCGGTGACGCGTGTGCTTGAGCGGCTGCGGATGGGGACGGAGAGGCCCCTGGCCCCTGCCGCGCCCGCGTGTACCTCGAGCTGGCCGACGCGACGCCGGCCGAAGCCGATCGCGGGATGGCGATGCTCGAGAAGCTGGTGGGGTGAGGCCGGGGGTCGGGGCTCCGCGGAAATAACGGAACCAGATAGTTTCGGAACTTGACGGTTCCGGAACTCGCGGGTATCAACATCATCTCGAGGATGACTGCATGACTCAGAACGATGACGACGCCGTTGCCGCCGAGCCCGCACAGCCAGGACGCAAGCGAGACCACTCGCGCGACGCGAAGATCCTCGACGCCACGCTCGAGGTTCTCGCCGAGGTGGGCGCAGCGGGCCTGACAATGGACATCGTGGCCGCGCGAGCCGGAGCCGGGAAGGCGACCATCTACCGCCGATGGACGTCGAAGACGGAGCTGGTCATCGATGCCGTCGCGCACATGAAACGCAATCAGGTCGATCTCGAGCGTCTGCCCGACACGGGCACGCTCCGCGGAGACCTGCTCGGCCTGTTCAAGCCGCAGTCGATCGAAGAAGGCGAGCGCAAGCTCAAGATCATGACGGGGCTCGCCTCGTTGCTCTCGCAGGACCAGACGCTCGCCGAGGCAGCAAACGCCGCGGTGGTCCAACCGTGGGCCGAAGCGCACTTCGCGCTGATGCGGCGAGCGGTCGAACGCGGTGAGATCTCGGCGTCCGCCGACATCGTCACTCTGTCCCAGGTCATCCCGTCGATGGCCGCCTACCGCACCCTGGTTCAGCGCAAGCCGATGGACCTGGCCTTCCTCGTGTCGATGGTTGACGGAGTCATCATGCCGGCCCTCCGGCCTCAGCCCTCGGCGGTACCACCAGATTCGACAGGTCACAGACCTGTCCCCATCACCTCACGGGTCGAAGAATCCCCGTCGCCCCGACGAGCCGCGAGCGTGCGGAGACGCTCGAAAACCTGAACCTGCATAGGAGAGAGACATGACCGTCAGCGTTACCAACCACCTCAACTTCCGTGGCGATGCTCGTGCGGCGCTGGAGTTCTACCAGTCCGTGTTCGGCGGGGACATCACCATTGTCACCTACAAGGACGCCCATAGCGTCCAGGATCCGTCCGAGGCGAATCAGGTGATGTGGGGCCAGGTCGCCGCCAAGAACGGCTTTCGAGTGATGGCGTACGACGTGCCGTCCCGGATGCCGTGGGACGAAGGCAAGAATGCATTCTTCGTCTCTGTCCGCGGTGACTCGGATAAGGAAATCACCGCGCTCTGGGAAAAGCTCTCCGTTGGCGCGACCGTCGCGCAGCCACTGGCGCCGTCGGGATGGGCGCCCCTCTACGGCATGCTCAAGGACCGCTTCGGCATCACGTGGGTCCTGGATGTCGCTACGGAGTACAAGGCGCACTGAGCCAGCGACGGAACGGGCGCGGATCCGCCAGGCAACATCGCTACTCTCGAGCATGGTCGAGCGAACCAATGCGGACCTCGCTGCTCGAGGTAGACCTCTGTTCACGCTCAAGACCATTCCCCAAGGCGCCGCGACCTCGGTCTGGGCTGGAGTGGTGGCCTCGGCGGACGACGTTGGAGGCCGCTACTGCGAAAATCGCCATGTCACCACCAGGGGGGCCTTCAACCCGCTCGATCCCAGCAGCGAAGGGGGCCGTCTGGGCGAAGAGCGGAGCGTTGGTGTGCGAGAGTTTCTGAGTCGGCTCCTGGGAGTCCCCGAGACGGCAGGCATCGCCGCGATGCACACCATTTTCGATGATACTGTGTCGTTCAGGCCCATGTTTGAATTGGAAGGCTTGGCATGCATCCACCCGAAGCTCGCTCATTCGAGACAGTTGACCAGCTCGAAAGTTGGCTGAAAGCGAATCATGAGACCAGGCGAGAGCTCTGGGTCCGCATCTTCAAGAAGGACTCGGGCACTCCAACTGTCACCTGGAACGATTGTGTCGTCGCGGCGATCGCGTGGGGCTGGATCGACGGTCAGCGTAAGTCGCTCGACGAAGTCTCGTTTCTACAGCGCTTGACGCCGCGCCGTCCCAGATCGGACTGGTCGAAGAGGAACCGTGAACACGCCGAGCGTCTGGTGGCCGAGGGGCGCATGCGGCCACCTGGCCTGGCTCATGTCCAAGCGGCGCGCGAGGACGGGCGCTGGGAGCAGGCCTATTCGGGGTCGTCTGAGGTGGTCGTCCCGGATGACTTCCTCGAAGAGCTGCGGAAGACCCCTGCTGCCAGGCGGTTCTTCGAAACGCTCGATCGCAGAAACCTATACGTGATTTATCGTCGCCTTCAGACTGCCAAGCGCTTGGAAACCCGGAAGAAGCGAATCGCGGATATGGTTGCGCAATTGGCGCGCGGCAAAGCGTTCCACTGAGAGCATGAGGTTGCTTCGCCTGCGTCCGCGGTTCCGGCGATCGAACTCTGTCCACCCGGTCGTGCCGCAGGCTCGGTGAGCAAGCCATCCGGCCGCAATGGAAATCAGGTCTCCTTATCGGTTTGAACAAGGCGAGCCGCTGCCCTCGGAGCCGCACAACATCATCATCGGCGGCATCTCCATTCCTGCCAGGCGTTCTTTCGCCAATGCTCCAAAGCTGCTCGCTTCGACAAATGATTGTTGTTTGACGGGGAGATGGACTCCGGGCAGTAGGCAGGATTGATCCAAAGTCCGTAGGAGAGGTTTTGAAGAGGCGGAGAGCAAGTCCAGACATTCACAGGCAAAGAGGGAGCATCCCTCCGGACGGCGCCTGAAAGAGGGGCGCCGTGGAAGGACAGGAGTGAAGGTACACAGGCCGAACAGCCAGGGGAGAAGAGGCGCGGGAAGGCCGGAGCGGGAGCAGCTGGCGGGCGCTCAGGCAAGTGTGGCCAGACTCTCGGGCAGCACGGCCAGACCCAACAGGCCCTGGTAGAGCACCTCCATGGTGCGTGCGAAGCTTTGGGGCCGTTTGTCGCGAGTCGGCAGGTGCGTGCGCACCAGGGCCAGCAGGTTGTAGGCCAGCAAACGCAGCCAGCTGAGTACCAGGGGTGCATTGCCTCGCAGGCTGGGCGAGGCGCTGTCCTCCTCCAGCACCACGTCCGCTGTCCAGTTGGGCCCGTTCTCAATCCCCCAGTGCCGGCGTACCAACGTCAGCATCCGCTCCGGGGACAGTTGCCCTGTGGGAATGGAGGTGAGGAACAGCCGCGTCTCCACCTTCGGCAGCTCGCCGTCTCTGGTTCGCGTCTGCCTCACCCATACCCATTGCTGGGCGCCGGGAAAGTCCTCCTCTGGCGGCTTGTCCACCACCCTCAACTCCCTCTCCACCCACTCCCCGCTCGTCCGCTCGCGCGTGCGCACCTTCACTGGCGCCACCGCCAGCGCCACCCACGCCTTGTCATGTAGCCGGTGGAAGTTCTCCTTGAGCGCCATCAGGTAGTGCTTGCCCGCCTCCCTCACCACCCGCGCATTGGCCGCGCTCGTCATTCCCGCGTCCACTGTCACGTACTCGAAATGCCGCCCGAACTTCTCCACCACCCGTTTGAACAACTCCGGGAACGCCGTCGCCTCTCCCTGCTTGCCTTCCAGCAACTTCTGGTCGAGCACCGGCTGGGCCGCGCTGCTGGTGAGACTGGCGCGCAGCGCGTACGGGTACCAGTACTCCCGCCCCTGCTCATCCTTCGTCGTGTGGCTCGGCTCGCACGGCGGCTGCCCCGGCGTGCTCTCCCCTGCCTTCCCGTCAATGCTGACGACGCCCCGGGCGAAGAGCTCATGGCGTATCAGCCCCACTTCCAGGCCTCGGTGCACCATCTGGTGCACCTCCTGCTCCAACCCCTCTGGCTCCAACTTCCCCAGCAGCCTATCCAACGTCGTGTCGGACACCGGCCGCTTCAGCCCCTCGGGCGCCGTGCCTTCGCGCAGCATGTCCTCCCCCAGCGCCTCGGCATGCCTCAACACCCGCCGCCCCACCGCCAGCGCCTGCACCAGCAGCATCAACATCGCCGCCAGCGGATGCCTCTGTCCCCGGCGGGCCCGGGGTCCTTTACCTCCTTGAATGTCAGCCCCAGGCTCGCCATCATCCTCTGCACGCGGGAGGGGGTTTCCTGCTCGTCCTTCTTCCCCTTCCCGTTTCCCGCTTGGGGTGTGGATGGCCCGCCAGTCCTCCCGCCCCGGTTTTTCTTCCCACTCATCCTTCTTCTCCCCGGACCTGTCCGGCCCGTCTCCGGCTCTGTGCTGGCGCTCCCCCTCGCGATCAGCCCGCGGCTGCTCGCCTCCGGTGGGCGCCTGTAGGCGGGACTATACTTCAGCCGTAGGCCCGGGTGGGATGACCTCTCCCGTGGGACTTTGAATCAAGCCTGCGGGCAGTAGGTGGCCCGTGCGGTGCCGTGCCAGGAAAGGCCTCGCCGCACAGCGCTACTGTCGCTTCATCTATTTCCTGTCATTCTCAAAGAGAGAAAAATGCATTTCTTGAGAAGGAATCCGGCTGTCATCGCTGTGTTGTCCACAACGCTCGCCCTGTCGGCCTGCGGCAGCGGGCAGGATGATTCCTCCCCGGGGCTCGTCGAGCAGCGCGGGATGCCCTGACGGGTTGGACCGTGCCCTCGTGCAGTCACATTACTGGAACGAATGCCATCACCTTCACCCGGGACGAGGGCGCGACCCTGGCGTCGACGGGGACGCTCACGGGCACCGTTTCCACCCCTGGGCTGGTGGCGCTGGATACGGCGAACACGCTGCTCGCGGTGCACGCCAACAGCCTCCTCCGGTCCACCGACGCGGGCTGCACCTGGAACACCGTTGGAACGGTGCACTCGGGCCTGACGCTGACCGCCGCAACCGGAGGCCGAGCCTATGCCTGGGCGGAGAACGGCTCGAGCCTCTACCGCATCGATGGCTCCACCCTCACCGCGCTGACCTCACCCGCGGCGAACATCCTGGGCCTGGGCGTGGACGCCGCCAACGGCAGCCACGTGCGCGTCGGTGACAGGCGGGGCCAACTGTACGAGTCCTTCAATGGTGGCGCCTCGTGGACGGCCATCGGTGTGGCTCCGGTCAGCGAGGACTTCGTCCTCGGATACACGGTGGCGTTCGACCCGGCCAATCTCAACCACGTGTTGTATGGTCTGGCCGGTCAGGGCGCCTTCGTATCGACCAATGGTGGCTCCACCTGGACGCAGGTGAAGGGCCTGTCGACGACCCGCGCCAACGGGTTCACCATCGCCGTGTCCCCGGCCAACGGGCAGATCGTCTGGCTCGTGGGCATGGACCTGGAGACGAGCACCCGGAAGCTCTACCGCTCGGCGGACGGCGGTCAGACCTTTGCTCCGGTGGTGGTGGAATCGGAGAACGTGAGTTTGACCAACGGCGTCCTGGTCGCGCCGCATCCGAAGGACGCCCAGGTCATCTATTTCGAGTTCGGCACCTACTACCAGGACTATGGCACGGACATCTACAAATACAACCACGCAACGGGCGTGGTGACGCAGACGCATAACGCCAATGATGATGTGTCGTCGATCGCGTTCTCGCCCGCCGACCCGTCCGTGATGTATTTCGGTCTCACGTCCGTCATTCCCAGCTGAGACGGAGCACGGACGATTCCCCATCGCTTCGGGGGAGGAGCCGAGACCTCCCTCCGGCCGCACTTTTCTCCAACTTGTCCGACTGTCGGACAGGTCGCGGAAGACCGCGTCCGGAGGGGCTCCTCTTGGCTCGTTGGTCCCTGAAGGGACTTTCTTCAACTGGCCTGGCTGCCGCGGATCGGCTCGTCCGTCCGGCGCCGCCGCTGAAGGTCCTCCCACCAATCGCCGAGTGCATTGAGCAGGGGCACCAACCCGCGGCCTTCCGCCGAGAGCTCATAGTCCACGCGCGCGGGTACGCCCGGGTAGACCGTGCGGGACACAATCCCGGCGGCCTCCAGCTCGCGAAGCTCGAGCGTCAGCATCCGTTGCGAGATCTTCGGGTTGTCGCGGCGCAACTCGCTGAACCGCTTGGGGCCGTTGCTCAAGTAATAGATCAGCAGCGTGGGCCAGCGCCCGCTCAGAAGGCGCATCACATCTTCGATGGGACATCCGGAAACCGTGTCTTTCATCGTCGTCACCGAGTATGAAAAATGTAACCACACAACATTTTTGTGCCTACTTCACAAACATTTCGAACTGACGCATATGAGTTCCAGCCGCTGCGCTTCAGGCGCGGCGACGTCGACCCAGGAGAAGACAAGACATGGAACCCGTGCTTCTTTATGGAATCCCGCTGGGGTGTTCATTCGGTTCGATCGTGGCGATGGAGTGGCTCGGACTGCCGTACCGGCTCTGTCGGATCAACATGCCCGAGGATACGCAGCGGGACCTCTTCGTGCAGCTCAACCCTGTTCGCCAGACGCCGGTCCTGCTGCTCGAGAATGGTACCGTCCTGACCGAAAGCGCCGCGATCCTGCCGCATCTCGCCAACAGGGCACCGGCCCGGCGGTTGGGCTTCGCCCAGGGCACGCCCGAACACGACCGGCTCAATGAGACCCTGGCCTTCCTCAACACGACCTTCTTCTCGGCGTTCGGCCCGCTCTGGACGGCCTACGAGATGGAGGAGAATCCACCCGTCCAGGAGATGCTGAGGGAGATGGGCCGCAAGAAGGTCGCCAAGGCGCACGAGGAGTTGGAGGCGCTGATGGCGAAACGGGAATGGCTCGCGGGCGACACGCGCACGATCGCCGATGCCTACTTCATCGGCATCGCGCGCTGGGCCGAGTTCCACGGCGTGGCGGATCCTCGGGAGTATCCGAGGCTCCATGCGCATATCCGAAGGCTGGAGGAGGACCCCGCGGTGATCTTCGCTCACGCGATCGAGGAGCAGCGTTCGGCCACGAGCGCGGGTGGATTCAAGGGCCATGTCGCGCTCGAGGACTTGAGGGCGCGTCTGGCGGTTTGATGCCCGCGGGCAGCTGGCCCGGCGCAGGTGCCGGGGCCGGCCATTCACGGAGTCACCTGGGGTCCCGTCGAGGATTGCGCGGGGCAATCCACCCCAGCTCCCGACGGGCCCATGAGGCCGGTGTCACCCTTGGGCCTCGTGGCACCCGCCGGACCCTGGGGACCCGCCGGGCCCGTATCGGTGAGTGTCAACGGCGTTATCGCGAGAAGATGACTCGAGCAGTGGGCAAAAGAGATGGCACTGCAGGGGTGGGGTTGAGGCGGACAGGGCCAGCAGGAGTCCAGTCGTCCGTCTCCTGGTAGAGGAGGGTCTGGGCAGGCGTGTACTCCAGCGGTGCGCTGCTCCATCGTCGTGCCCGATGCCATCTCCCTGAGCGCGGCGGGTTGGCTCTTCTCCGGGACCCCGTACGACTCCGGGGTCCGGATGGCTCGGCTCAGCTGCGCACGAAAGCGCTCGCATCGGGGAGCCCGCTGCCTGAGGTATCGACGCCCAGGGCGGTCAGGACACCCGAGAAGATGTCCGGCTCGTTCGTCGTCATCTTGCCGCGTTGTGGCTCTCCGGTACGCGGGTCGAACCCGTAGGTCAGCGTGGTGGACGGGTCGATTCCACCCAGCAGCGTGTTGCCCTCGAGCATCGGTGAGAACATCACGAAACCGTTGTTCAGGTCATGCCCGGAGCTGAACGCGGTGGCGTTGTTGGGCCGCGAGCGCGTGCGCCCGAACTCGGTCGCCACGTAGATCAACGTGCGGTCCCACATGCTCTCTCCCGTGGTCTCATCGAAGGGCTCCGTTTTGAGCAGGTCGATGAGCTTGTCCACCACGGACATCACCCGTGACCACATGAAGGCCTGAGCCGCACGATGATCGGTGTGGCTGAAGTCGAAGGCCAGCGGTGGGTTGGCGATGAGCTCGTGCTCTCCACCCACCGACACGTTGAACGATGGACCCAGCGTCACCGTCACCGATACGCGGTGTTTGAGGAGCAGGAACGCCAGCGCTGCCTGTCCCTCCACGGGGTCGGTCAGGTAGTACGGGAACGCATTGCGCAGCCGATCCCCGTCGGGGGAGCTCGACAGGCCGTACTCCGAGAGCGGCATCTTCGGAGGCTGATCGGGCAACACGTTGAGGCGGTTGATCAGATCCTTCGCCTCCAACGCCGGTTGCCCCACGATGCGCTGCTCGTTCCACCTCTGGAGCGCCGCCGCGTTCTCGAAGGTCCGCCCGAAGATCGACTGTGAATCGAGCGTGTTGCGCGTGCGCCGGGCCATCTCCACCACGTCGCGCGGGGGCGCTTCCTTGATGCCCTTGCTGCCATCGAGGCCCAACGGCCAGAACGAGGCGTTGGACACCACCTCCCCGTAGCAGTACGAGGGCAGCGAGCTGTCGGTGCCGCGCTCGGAGTAGCCCCCCATCCCCATGTTCACATTGGGAATGGGGAAGCCGGCTCCGTACTGCAGGGCCACGCACTCCTGCAGCGTGCGGCCGCGCCAGGCCGCGTTGCCGGTGAGGCTCCGCTTCTGCGCGATGGCGTGGTTCACCGAGGTTCCCACCGAGGTGGCTACCAGCATGTGGTCCTTGTGCTTGCGCACGAAGGGCAGTTGATCCGTGTTCACCGGCTGGGGAATGTTGCCCAGCAGCTGGTTGATCACCTTCACCGCGCGGAACGGGGAGCCGTCCACGCTCTGCACCAGCTCGTCGGGGAAGGTGTTGAGCTTCGAGGCGTTCTCGCCGGCCTCCGAGGCGCGCACCGCCAGCAGGCTGTCGACGATGGAGGCGCCGCCTGCCGCGCCTATGACGATGAGGAAGCGGGGCTTGCCATCGAGACGGGCGCGGCGCACGCCCCCGAGCCGCTCGAGTGTCTCCGGGGTGTTGAGCGTGTCGCGGCAGCCCGTCAGCAGGGGCCCCAGCGTCGCGGAGCCCGCTGCGCACAGCGATAGTGCCTTCAACATCTCCCGGCGCGAAAGCCGGCCATTGTTGCGGAGTGACATGGCGTTTCCCTTTAGAAGAAGATGGACTCGGCGGAGGAGAGGACGACGAAGCAGGCGGCCTTCATCCAGTCGCGGCCGGGCGCCTGACTGCCCGAGGACTCGATGTCGGTGGCCAATTGCAACAACGCGCCCACCTCGGCCTCCGTGGGGTCTCGCAGCAGTGCGCGCTGGTAGAGCGCGGTGATGGCGTTCCTCACCGGTGCACTCTCCCGGCTCGCCAGGCGACCCTGGGAGTCGAGGTCGATGCCTCCGAAGATGACGGCCTCCGTGGGG contains:
- a CDS encoding lasso peptide biosynthesis protein, with protein sequence MLRKQGWGPASRYLRQLRPVPGSDRYAALPPLAAIRLARQEILWSQLVLRLLEPNGICLPGSFSLAVYLSAFGLPCEVTVARELCSSNPEYSFHSWAELHGEVLNDTPAVKQGFKVLQRVSADAIAARKGGGNPERR
- a CDS encoding TetR/AcrR family transcriptional regulator is translated as MTQNDDDAVAAEPAQPGRKRDHSRDAKILDATLEVLAEVGAAGLTMDIVAARAGAGKATIYRRWTSKTELVIDAVAHMKRNQVDLERLPDTGTLRGDLLGLFKPQSIEEGERKLKIMTGLASLLSQDQTLAEAANAAVVQPWAEAHFALMRRAVERGEISASADIVTLSQVIPSMAAYRTLVQRKPMDLAFLVSMVDGVIMPALRPQPSAVPPDSTGHRPVPITSRVEESPSPRRAASVRRRSKT
- a CDS encoding VOC family protein, translating into MTVSVTNHLNFRGDARAALEFYQSVFGGDITIVTYKDAHSVQDPSEANQVMWGQVAAKNGFRVMAYDVPSRMPWDEGKNAFFVSVRGDSDKEITALWEKLSVGATVAQPLAPSGWAPLYGMLKDRFGITWVLDVATEYKAH
- a CDS encoding YdeI/OmpD-associated family protein, with protein sequence MHPPEARSFETVDQLESWLKANHETRRELWVRIFKKDSGTPTVTWNDCVVAAIAWGWIDGQRKSLDEVSFLQRLTPRRPRSDWSKRNREHAERLVAEGRMRPPGLAHVQAAREDGRWEQAYSGSSEVVVPDDFLEELRKTPAARRFFETLDRRNLYVIYRRLQTAKRLETRKKRIADMVAQLARGKAFH
- a CDS encoding ISAs1 family transposase, encoding MLMLLVQALAVGRRVLRHAEALGEDMLREGTAPEGLKRPVSDTTLDRLLGKLEPEGLEQEVHQMVHRGLEVGLIRHELFARGVVSIDGKAGESTPGQPPCEPSHTTKDEQGREYWYPYALRASLTSSAAQPVLDQKLLEGKQGEATAFPELFKRVVEKFGRHFEYVTVDAGMTSAANARVVREAGKHYLMALKENFHRLHDKAWVALAVAPVKVRTRERTSGEWVERELRVVDKPPEEDFPGAQQWVWVRQTRTRDGELPKVETRLFLTSIPTGQLSPERMLTLVRRHWGIENGPNWTADVVLEEDSASPSLRGNAPLVLSWLRLLAYNLLALVRTHLPTRDKRPQSFARTMEVLYQGLLGLAVLPESLATLA
- a CDS encoding WD40/YVTN/BNR-like repeat-containing protein, whose protein sequence is MPSCSHITGTNAITFTRDEGATLASTGTLTGTVSTPGLVALDTANTLLAVHANSLLRSTDAGCTWNTVGTVHSGLTLTAATGGRAYAWAENGSSLYRIDGSTLTALTSPAANILGLGVDAANGSHVRVGDRRGQLYESFNGGASWTAIGVAPVSEDFVLGYTVAFDPANLNHVLYGLAGQGAFVSTNGGSTWTQVKGLSTTRANGFTIAVSPANGQIVWLVGMDLETSTRKLYRSADGGQTFAPVVVESENVSLTNGVLVAPHPKDAQVIYFEFGTYYQDYGTDIYKYNHATGVVTQTHNANDDVSSIAFSPADPSVMYFGLTSVIPS
- a CDS encoding winged helix-turn-helix transcriptional regulator, with the protein product MRLLSGRWPTLLIYYLSNGPKRFSELRRDNPKISQRMLTLELRELEAAGIVSRTVYPGVPARVDYELSAEGRGLVPLLNALGDWWEDLQRRRRTDEPIRGSQAS
- a CDS encoding glutathione S-transferase family protein produces the protein MEPVLLYGIPLGCSFGSIVAMEWLGLPYRLCRINMPEDTQRDLFVQLNPVRQTPVLLLENGTVLTESAAILPHLANRAPARRLGFAQGTPEHDRLNETLAFLNTTFFSAFGPLWTAYEMEENPPVQEMLREMGRKKVAKAHEELEALMAKREWLAGDTRTIADAYFIGIARWAEFHGVADPREYPRLHAHIRRLEEDPAVIFAHAIEEQRSATSAGGFKGHVALEDLRARLAV